A segment of the Excalfactoria chinensis isolate bCotChi1 chromosome Z, bCotChi1.hap2, whole genome shotgun sequence genome:
GTTAGGAGAGGATTGAGTGAATTCTTTCCCTGCCATATGTGTATGCTTCCACTTAATTCAAATTGTATTGTGTTTCATTGTGGAATCATTTCAACTATGTTCTCGTCTGTGTTACCATGCCAGTTCTTTATCTTTCGAGAATGATTTTTTTGGTTCCAAAATTCCTTTTTGGTGAGCATTGAATGCTGGATTCTTACACTccagtgttttctctcttcttagATATGAACAGCTGTTGAAGGATGAAAAAACTGCAGTTAATGAGCTCAGCGGCTTTGAGAAAAAAGTGGAACTGTGGTCAACAGGCAGCTCAACAACAGAAAGAGTTTTGAAGTTACCATCAGCTAGGATCTCAGTTAATAAAACACTGGGAAATCACCTACCTGAAGAAGTCGTAGAGTTTGAAAGATTTCTGCAGCAAACTGGGGGGAGGCAAGGAGGTTGGGATGATTGGGATCATCAGAATTTTCTTAAAGTATGGACTAAACACAGAGGAAGGCTGTCCTACGTGGATGAAGCCCTTGAGTATCTCTGtggaagaacaaaagaagaTGTTGAACAACATGGCATATGGTATCGAGAATTTCTCattttacaagacagaaaaaaagaggtaaaatgACAGTTCTGGGGGCTTTGTAGCTCTAgggaaaaaacatttatttttaaaatacttgttatttttgtattttcttgtcttggggtggcactgggtggaTTTTCGTTGCAGTTGGTGATAAGTAATTCagcatctgaaacaaaaatcttttgtCTTGAAGACTTACAAGGAAGCGTAGACCTGACAATATACTGATATGGCCTGAGTATTGCAAGAATGTACCTTAAGTAAAAAAGCAGCACCATAATTATTCTGAGATAATATGAATTCCATAACTTATTTTGGCTGGCAAAAGCCAATTAAGCCTGCCTCTGCGGTgcataaaatagaaaagatgaaTAAACTGAGTGTAAGAAAGCAGACATAGGTGCTCTTCTGCCTCTTTACCTTAAATAGATTTGTTATGCCCATCTTTAGTTTGTATTCTTGTACCGTATATTTTTATCAGGCCCAATCAAAAGGCATGtgtaagattatttttattttttttttaatgaagatcttcttatttcctgctgttcttttgcAGTCAattaagaaatggaaagaaaagcagcagagaggaaaagaagaaaacttgaagaagaaagagaaatcagagaAGATTGTTCAAAAGCTTCCATATGAAGAAGATCAGatgcaaaaagcagaagaaagaagacgACAACAGGCAGCAATTTCAGcatgggaaaaacagaaagcagtaaCATCTGCAATGGAACAAGCATCACAGCTAAAACtagagggagagaaggagaaaaagaaactgaaagaatgaCTGCAGCAGTGCCACATGAAGTTACTGGTGGAAAGAAATACCCTGCTGAAGAAAGAGGAGCTtgaggaggagaagagagaaagctgaaaaggaggaggactgctgcagaagaaatggcTGAAATTCAAGAGGGAGTGTGTAATTAGCTCTCCATTCATGCATACAATTATGTGAAATTTACCAATTTCCTTGTATTATACAGTCTGCTAAAcattttcatacttttttttttttgttgttgttgttttttatatcCCCGATGCTCTAGTTCTACT
Coding sequences within it:
- the CCDC112 gene encoding LOW QUALITY PROTEIN: coiled-coil domain-containing protein 112 (The sequence of the model RefSeq protein was modified relative to this genomic sequence to represent the inferred CDS: deleted 1 base in 1 codon), with product MAALATVCAAAAGPQQSNSVFSAASAAQQIQNCKMKAEQAKKTEFVRIAENLRTQLANVQKDKNGCLYNRKSDSRAEYSILEELEHKMSVDRKTERTKILQQLTKIRDNVKRLQRQLDDVKPTSEFVNKLKEMLEEIENSINTFKDEQRQIYEQLLKDEKTAVNELSGFEKKVELWSTGSSTTERVLKLPSARISVNKTLGNHLPEEVVEFERFLQQTGGRQGGWDDWDHQNFLKVWTKHRGRLSYVDEALEYLCGRTKEDVEQHGIWYREFLILQDRKKESIKKWKEKQQRGKEENLKKKEKSEKIVQKLPYEEDQMQKAEERRRQQAAISAWEKQKAVHLQWNKHHS